Proteins from a genomic interval of Lolium perenne isolate Kyuss_39 chromosome 1, Kyuss_2.0, whole genome shotgun sequence:
- the LOC139833034 gene encoding uncharacterized protein, whose amino-acid sequence MGDDGADEVAGEVADEVAGDVAGEFAAAGHRRAQQQAGSPSSPRRPPLSTSPRAGNRGEHPLLSLPRLASLASPPWPPRLAGRSPRASAAAPRSPPASPHARPQRARRKAAPPPLLQVGAARRGVRRGRPRPPSLRAGHPGTARHCVGGLRRDARGALYHAAGRASGHLAFPAGLCPTVGAGGHLSGGGFGMLLRKHGLAANHVVDAVLVDAKGRLLDRTSMGRDVFWAIRGGGGGGSFGIVLSWKVKLVPVPPTVTVFTVAKSVEEGAVDILAKWTGGQLPVPVPGHLRRGLAGTMTTVLAGRQSWLRRRCMTDENEAHMRTLACLLPACSL is encoded by the exons atgGGCGACGATGGTGCCGACGAAGTTgctggtgaagttgctgatgaagttgcTGGCGACGTTGCCGGCGAATTTGCCG CAGCAGGCCACCGTCGCGCGCAGCAACAGGCCgggtcgccatcgtcgccgcGTCGCCCGCCGCTCTCCACCTCTCCCCGCGCCGGCAACCGAGGTGAGCACCCCCTCCTCTCcctccctcgcctcgcctccctcgcgtcgcctccctgGCCGCCGCGCCTCGCTGGGAGGAGCCCGCGCGCGTCGGCTGCCGCGCCGCGGTCGCCACCGGCCTCCCCTCACGCACGCCCGCAGCGTGCTCGACGAaaggccgcgccgccgcctctctTACAGGTCGGTGCGGCCCGGCGCGGCGTTCGCCGTGGTCGACCTCGCCCGCCTTCGCTCCGTGCGGGTCACCCGGGGACCGCCCGCCACTGCGTGGGTGGACTCCGGCGCGACGCTCGGGGAGCTCTCTACCACGCCGCCGGGAGGGCCAGCGGCCATCTCGCGTTCCCGGCGGGCCTGTGCCCGACGGTGGGCGCTGGCGGGCACCTCAGCGGAGGCGGCTTCGGCATGCTCCTTCGCAAGCACGGCCTCGCCGCCAACCACGTCGTGGATGCCGTGCTGGTAGATGCCAAGGGGCGGCTCCTGGACAGGACCTCCATGGGGCGCGACGTCTTCTGGGCCAtccgtggcggcggcggtggagggagCTTCGGCATCGTGCTATCGTGGAAGGTGAAGCTCGTGCCCGTGCCGCCGACGGTTACGGTGTTCACCGTTGCCAAGTCCGTTGAGGAGGGCGCCGTAGACATCCTTGCCAAGTGGACAGGTGGCCAGCTTCCAGTCCCTGTACCTGGGCACCTGCGACGTGGGCTGGCTGGGACGATGACGACGGTGTTGGCGGGGCGGCAGAGTTGGTTGCGGAGGCGCTGCATGACTGACGAGAACGAAGCGCACATGCGCACGCTCGCGTGTTTGTTGCCGGCGTGTTCATTATGA